A genome region from Carya illinoinensis cultivar Pawnee chromosome 2, C.illinoinensisPawnee_v1, whole genome shotgun sequence includes the following:
- the LOC122301520 gene encoding UTP--glucose-1-phosphate uridylyltransferase 3, chloroplastic isoform X2: MALNLTPITLRNQLFLFSFNSKSSRNSRLSFNSNYYHSFHLPKPLFPFSSSPYSPSSWLCHIPRVTTAPVEYAPPAPDFDFSQEIARLNILRSRLSDSTNLNEKHSVVDKDATVKQFFCTNQNDGFSTVLASLNLDSYELFLVKCLVAAGQEHVLSFGSQPVQSESELARSSLKSALYALVEMIDKLDVDRVGGNGGVDIKISFALNHEEIEAIKKLLKTLGEIEQFYDCIGGIIGYQITVLELLARETCNRQATNWSQTRTESKECQFLDIHAPSGLDLSQSTEYASQAAIWGIEGLSDLGEIYPLGGSADRLGLVDPDTGECLPAAMLPYCGRTLLEGLIRDLQAREFLYFKLYGKQCITPVAMMTSSAKNNHERITSLCERLGWFGRGRSSFKLFEQPLVPTVSAEDGQWLVAKPFVPVCKPGGHGVLWKLAYDKGIFKWFYEHGRKGATVRQVSNVVAATDLTLLALAGIGLHHGKKLGFASCERQLGATEGINVLIEKKNLDGRWTYGLSCIEYTEFDKFGITNGPLSPESLQARFPANTNILYVDLHSAELVGSSENENSLPGMVLNIKKPVVYVDHFGKQQRLECTMQNIADSFFSTSSSPFYGRVEDNLDTFIVYNERRRVTSSAKRKRKHADKSLHQTPDGSLLDILRNAHNLLSNCDIRLPEIKGNDVYVDSGPPFLLLLHPALGPLWEVTRQKFHGGSISKGSELQIEVAEFLWRNVQLDGSLIIMAEHVMGSVRIDENDEPILQYGQRCGRCKLQNVKVLNKGIDWNSGNNVYWKHDVQRLETFKVILYGNAEFEATDVVLEGNHVFEVPNGYKMKIEPGRPGLSVQLDPIEPSIMDSGSWFWNYQIKGSHIQLELVEL; encoded by the exons ATGGCGCTGAACTTAACTCCCATTACGCTGCGCAACCAGCTCTTCCTCTTCTCCTTCAACTCCAAATCTTCTCGTAATTCTCGCCTTTCCTTCAACTCCAACTATTACCACTCCTTCCACCTCCCTAaacctctctttcctttttcttcttcgcCGTATTCACCTTCGTCATGGCTCTGTCATATCCCGCGTGTCACCACCGCCCCGGTTGAGTACGCGCCTCCAGCTCCCGACTTCGATTTCTCCCAAGAAATCGCTCGCCTAAATATCCTCCGGTCCAGGCTCTCCGACTCGACGAACCTCAACGAGAAGCACTCGGTGGTTGACAAAGACGCCACAGTCAAACAATTCTTCTGTACGAACCAGAACGACGGGTTCTCTACTGTTTTGGCGTCACTCAATTTGGACTCCTATGAGTTGTTTCTAGTGAAGTGCTTGGTCGCGGCAGGGCAGGAGCACGTCCTCAGTTTCGGGTCTCAACCGGTCCAGAGCGAGTCGGAGTTGGCACGGAGCTCGTTGAAGAGCGCGCTTTATGCGCTTGTGGAGATGATTGACAAATTAGACGTGGACAGGGTTGGTGGTAATGGCGGTGTGGATATAAAGATTAGTTTCGCTTTGAATCatgaagaaattgaagcaaTTAAGAAGCTCCTGAAGACTCTCGGGGAGATTGAACAGTTCTATGATTGCATTGGAGGAATTATTGG ATATCAGATCACAGTGCTGGAACTTCTAGCCCGAGAAACATGTAATAGGCAGGCTACAAACTGGTCCCAGACCAGAACTGAGTCAAAGGAATGCCAATTCTTGGATATTCATGCTCCTAGTGGACTTGACCTTTCTCAGAGTACGGAATATGCATCTCAAGCAGCTATATGGGGAATTGAG GGTTTGTCAGACCTAGGTGAAATTTACCCCTTGGGAGGCTCTGCGGACAGGCTTGGCTTGGTTGATCCTGACACAGGTGAATGTCTTCCTGCTGCAATGCTTCCTTATTGTGGGAGGACTTTATTGGAAGGTCTTATAAGAGATCTTCAG GCTAGAGAGTTCTTGTACTTCAAGTTGTATGGAAAACAATGCATCACCCCGGTTGCAATGATGACAAGTTCTGCCAAGAACAACCATGAACGCATAACTTCTCTTTGTGAAAGACTTGGATGGTTTGGAAGAGGCCGATCAAGCTTTAAACTCTTTGAACAG CCACTTGTTCCTACTGTTAGTGCGGAGGATGGGCAATGGTTGGTTGCCAAACCATTCGTGCCTGTGTGCAAACCTGGTGGTCATGGTGTATTATGGAAGCTTGCTTATGACAAAGGCATCTTCAAATGGTTTTATGAACATGGAAGAAAAGGTGCTACTGTCCGACAAGTCAG TAATGTGGTCGCTGCTACAGATTTGACACTTTTGGCATTGGCGGGAATTGGTTTGCACCATGGAAAG AAGCTGGGGTTCGCTTCATGTGAGCGGCAGTTGGGAGCGACGGAAGGAATTAATGTCCTAATTGAGAAGAAAAATCTTGATGGGAGGTGGACCTATGGTTTGTCATGCATTGAGTACACAGAGTTTGACAAATTTGGAATCACAAATGGGCCTCTTTCTCCTGAAAG TTTGCAGGCAAGATTTCCTGCCAATACAAACATCTTATACGTGGATTTACATTCTGCGGAGTTGGTTGGAtcaagtgaaaatgaaaatagctTACCAGGCATGGTGCTGAATATAAAAAAGCCAGTTGTATATGTTGATCATTTTGGAAAACAGCAGAG GCTGGAATGCACAATGCAAAATATTGCAGACAGCTTTTTCAGTACAAGCTCATCCCCTTTTTATGGTAGAGTGGAAG ATAATCTGGATACGTTTATTGTGTATAATGAACGAAGACGGGTTACATCATCTGCtaagaggaaaagaaaacatgcaGACAAGTCTTTACACCAG ACTCCAGATGGTTCACTTTTGGATATACTACGAAATGCCCACAACCTTCTTTCCAACTGTGATATTCGGCTTCCTGAG ATTAAAGGTAATGATGTATATGTTGATTCTGGACCACCCTTTCTCCTCCTCCTGCACCCTGCTCTTGGGCCACTTTGGGAGGTCACAAGACAAAAA TTTCATGGAGGTTCCATATCCAAGGGTTCTGAGCTACAAATAGAGGTTGCAGAGTTTTTGTGGAGGAATGTTCAG CTTGATGGAAGTCTGATCATTATGGCTGAACATGTTATGGGCTCGGTGAGGATTGATGAAAATGATGAACCTATCCTACAGTATGGGCAGAG GTGTGGAAGGTGTAAATTACAGAATGTAAAGGTACTAAATAAGGGGATCGACTGGAATTCAGGAAACAATGTATACTGGAAGCATGATGTGCAGCGGCTTGAGACTTTTAAGGTCATACTGTATGGAAATGCTGAGTTTGAGGCGACTGATGTTGTCTTAGAG GGAAATCATGTATTTGAAGTTCCAAATGGCTACAAAATGAAGATTGAACCAGGAAGACCAG GGTTATCTGTCCAGCTCGATCCTATTGAACCGAGTATTATGGATAGTGGAAGTTGGTTCTGGAACTACCAGATAAAAGGCTCGCACATTCAGCTGGAATTGGTAGAGTTATAA
- the LOC122301520 gene encoding UTP--glucose-1-phosphate uridylyltransferase 3, chloroplastic isoform X1, with amino-acid sequence MALNLTPITLRNQLFLFSFNSKSSRNSRLSFNSNYYHSFHLPKPLFPFSSSPYSPSSWLCHIPRVTTAPVEYAPPAPDFDFSQEIARLNILRSRLSDSTNLNEKHSVVDKDATVKQFFCTNQNDGFSTVLASLNLDSYELFLVKCLVAAGQEHVLSFGSQPVQSESELARSSLKSALYALVEMIDKLDVDRVGGNGGVDIKISFALNHEEIEAIKKLLKTLGEIEQFYDCIGGIIGYQITVLELLARETCNRQATNWSQTRTESKECQFLDIHAPSGLDLSQSTEYASQAAIWGIEGLSDLGEIYPLGGSADRLGLVDPDTGECLPAAMLPYCGRTLLEGLIRDLQAREFLYFKLYGKQCITPVAMMTSSAKNNHERITSLCERLGWFGRGRSSFKLFEQPLVPTVSAEDGQWLVAKPFVPVCKPGGHGVLWKLAYDKGIFKWFYEHGRKGATVRQVSNVVAATDLTLLALAGIGLHHGKKLGFASCERQLGATEGINVLIEKKNLDGRWTYGLSCIEYTEFDKFGITNGPLSPESLQARFPANTNILYVDLHSAELVGSSENENSLPGMVLNIKKPVVYVDHFGKQQSVYGGRLECTMQNIADSFFSTSSSPFYGRVEDNLDTFIVYNERRRVTSSAKRKRKHADKSLHQTPDGSLLDILRNAHNLLSNCDIRLPEIKGNDVYVDSGPPFLLLLHPALGPLWEVTRQKFHGGSISKGSELQIEVAEFLWRNVQLDGSLIIMAEHVMGSVRIDENDEPILQYGQRCGRCKLQNVKVLNKGIDWNSGNNVYWKHDVQRLETFKVILYGNAEFEATDVVLEGNHVFEVPNGYKMKIEPGRPGLSVQLDPIEPSIMDSGSWFWNYQIKGSHIQLELVEL; translated from the exons ATGGCGCTGAACTTAACTCCCATTACGCTGCGCAACCAGCTCTTCCTCTTCTCCTTCAACTCCAAATCTTCTCGTAATTCTCGCCTTTCCTTCAACTCCAACTATTACCACTCCTTCCACCTCCCTAaacctctctttcctttttcttcttcgcCGTATTCACCTTCGTCATGGCTCTGTCATATCCCGCGTGTCACCACCGCCCCGGTTGAGTACGCGCCTCCAGCTCCCGACTTCGATTTCTCCCAAGAAATCGCTCGCCTAAATATCCTCCGGTCCAGGCTCTCCGACTCGACGAACCTCAACGAGAAGCACTCGGTGGTTGACAAAGACGCCACAGTCAAACAATTCTTCTGTACGAACCAGAACGACGGGTTCTCTACTGTTTTGGCGTCACTCAATTTGGACTCCTATGAGTTGTTTCTAGTGAAGTGCTTGGTCGCGGCAGGGCAGGAGCACGTCCTCAGTTTCGGGTCTCAACCGGTCCAGAGCGAGTCGGAGTTGGCACGGAGCTCGTTGAAGAGCGCGCTTTATGCGCTTGTGGAGATGATTGACAAATTAGACGTGGACAGGGTTGGTGGTAATGGCGGTGTGGATATAAAGATTAGTTTCGCTTTGAATCatgaagaaattgaagcaaTTAAGAAGCTCCTGAAGACTCTCGGGGAGATTGAACAGTTCTATGATTGCATTGGAGGAATTATTGG ATATCAGATCACAGTGCTGGAACTTCTAGCCCGAGAAACATGTAATAGGCAGGCTACAAACTGGTCCCAGACCAGAACTGAGTCAAAGGAATGCCAATTCTTGGATATTCATGCTCCTAGTGGACTTGACCTTTCTCAGAGTACGGAATATGCATCTCAAGCAGCTATATGGGGAATTGAG GGTTTGTCAGACCTAGGTGAAATTTACCCCTTGGGAGGCTCTGCGGACAGGCTTGGCTTGGTTGATCCTGACACAGGTGAATGTCTTCCTGCTGCAATGCTTCCTTATTGTGGGAGGACTTTATTGGAAGGTCTTATAAGAGATCTTCAG GCTAGAGAGTTCTTGTACTTCAAGTTGTATGGAAAACAATGCATCACCCCGGTTGCAATGATGACAAGTTCTGCCAAGAACAACCATGAACGCATAACTTCTCTTTGTGAAAGACTTGGATGGTTTGGAAGAGGCCGATCAAGCTTTAAACTCTTTGAACAG CCACTTGTTCCTACTGTTAGTGCGGAGGATGGGCAATGGTTGGTTGCCAAACCATTCGTGCCTGTGTGCAAACCTGGTGGTCATGGTGTATTATGGAAGCTTGCTTATGACAAAGGCATCTTCAAATGGTTTTATGAACATGGAAGAAAAGGTGCTACTGTCCGACAAGTCAG TAATGTGGTCGCTGCTACAGATTTGACACTTTTGGCATTGGCGGGAATTGGTTTGCACCATGGAAAG AAGCTGGGGTTCGCTTCATGTGAGCGGCAGTTGGGAGCGACGGAAGGAATTAATGTCCTAATTGAGAAGAAAAATCTTGATGGGAGGTGGACCTATGGTTTGTCATGCATTGAGTACACAGAGTTTGACAAATTTGGAATCACAAATGGGCCTCTTTCTCCTGAAAG TTTGCAGGCAAGATTTCCTGCCAATACAAACATCTTATACGTGGATTTACATTCTGCGGAGTTGGTTGGAtcaagtgaaaatgaaaatagctTACCAGGCATGGTGCTGAATATAAAAAAGCCAGTTGTATATGTTGATCATTTTGGAAAACAGCAGAG TGTCTATGGCGGTAGGCTGGAATGCACAATGCAAAATATTGCAGACAGCTTTTTCAGTACAAGCTCATCCCCTTTTTATGGTAGAGTGGAAG ATAATCTGGATACGTTTATTGTGTATAATGAACGAAGACGGGTTACATCATCTGCtaagaggaaaagaaaacatgcaGACAAGTCTTTACACCAG ACTCCAGATGGTTCACTTTTGGATATACTACGAAATGCCCACAACCTTCTTTCCAACTGTGATATTCGGCTTCCTGAG ATTAAAGGTAATGATGTATATGTTGATTCTGGACCACCCTTTCTCCTCCTCCTGCACCCTGCTCTTGGGCCACTTTGGGAGGTCACAAGACAAAAA TTTCATGGAGGTTCCATATCCAAGGGTTCTGAGCTACAAATAGAGGTTGCAGAGTTTTTGTGGAGGAATGTTCAG CTTGATGGAAGTCTGATCATTATGGCTGAACATGTTATGGGCTCGGTGAGGATTGATGAAAATGATGAACCTATCCTACAGTATGGGCAGAG GTGTGGAAGGTGTAAATTACAGAATGTAAAGGTACTAAATAAGGGGATCGACTGGAATTCAGGAAACAATGTATACTGGAAGCATGATGTGCAGCGGCTTGAGACTTTTAAGGTCATACTGTATGGAAATGCTGAGTTTGAGGCGACTGATGTTGTCTTAGAG GGAAATCATGTATTTGAAGTTCCAAATGGCTACAAAATGAAGATTGAACCAGGAAGACCAG GGTTATCTGTCCAGCTCGATCCTATTGAACCGAGTATTATGGATAGTGGAAGTTGGTTCTGGAACTACCAGATAAAAGGCTCGCACATTCAGCTGGAATTGGTAGAGTTATAA
- the LOC122301523 gene encoding sorting and assembly machinery component 50 homolog B: protein MENSVEEKQARTLPNPNPDQDERQDPSDAKEDENDVVDDDEEEDEDEVEEQEPPSKPVSREAQLRAHKSKMDDLFRRMQNEKVNLRVHDVLIKGNTKTKEWIIEAELEGLKSATTLQGLLEAAGIANARLQQLDIFDSVRVTLDSGPPELPGTANVIVEVVETNNPLSGECGAYMKTTARSWTVEGSLKYKNWFGYGDVWDGSVAYGPNQTSEVSAGVFLPRFKGLLTPVLVRVSLLSQDWQEFSSYKERLLGLSLGLLSTRHHDLVYNLGWRTLTDPSKMSSRSVRRQLGHSLLSSLKYTFKIDRRNSPVRPIKGYAFVSTTQVGGLAPDHRSLRFLRQELDLRYAVPFGFYHAALNFGISGGVIFPWGCGFLDKPSPLPERFFLGGDFSPICTLGGPTTVWGFKTRGLGPTEPRRLIKDKPNDENSDFPGRDFLGGDLAVTAFADLSFDLPIKWLRDRGIHGHIFAGAGNLAKLTENEFRNFSFHKFLESFRSSVGVGIVVPTKLFRLEGNFYYIVKHHEHDRGKTGFRFSFSAPS, encoded by the exons ATGGAAAATTCTGTCGAGGAAAAACAAGCACGAACCCTGCCAAACCCTAACCCCGACCAAGATGAACGCCAAGACCCCTCAGATGCCAAGGAAGATGAAAACGATGTCGTGGACGACGACGAAGAAGAGGACGAAGATGAAGTAGAGGAGCAAGAACCGCCATCGAAGCCCGTATCCCGAGAGGCCCAGCTACGCGCCCATAAGTCGAAAATGGACGACCTCTTCCGCCGAATGCAGAACGAGAAGGTCAATCTCCGAGTCCACGACGTGTTGATCAAGGGCAACACCAAGACCAAGGAGTGGATCATCGAGGCTGAGCTGGAGGGCTTGAAGAGTGCCACCACGCTGCAAGGGCTGCTCGAGGCGGCCGGGATTGCCAATGCGAGGCTTCAGCAGCTCGATATTTTCGATTCCGTTAGGGTCACTCTCGATTCGGGCCCGCCGGAACTTCCCGGGACCGCCAACGTCATTGTAGAGGTCGTCGAGACCAACAACCCTCTCTCTGGGGAGTGCGGCGCTTACATGAAGACCACG GCTAGATCTTGGACCGTTGAAGGTTCTCTCAAGTATAAAAACTGGTTCGGTTATGGGGATGTTTGGGATGGGTCAGTGGCATATGGTCCTAACCAAACATCAGAGGTCAGTGCTGGTGTGTTTTTGCCCAGATTCAAAGGATTGTTAACTCCTGTGCTGGTACGAGTATCCCTGCTATCCCAAGATTGGCAAGAGTTCTCTTCTTATAAAGAACGACTGTTGGGCCTTTCTCTTGGATTGCTTTCCACCAGGCACCATGACTTAGTATACAACCTTGGATGGCGTACCTTAACGGATCCATCAAAAATGTCATCCAGGTCGGTAAGGAGGCAGCTTGGACATAGTTTGCTTTCATCTTTAAAGTACACGTTTAAGATTGACAGGAGGAATTCACCTGTGAGGCCTAttaaaggatatgcttttgttTCTACCACTCAAGTAGGTGGCCTTGCACCAGATCACAGGAGCTTGCGGTTTTTGCGTCAG GAGTTAGATCTTCGTTATGCTGTACCCTTTGGCTTTTATCACGCTGCACTCAACTTTGGGATCTCTGGTGGTGTTATATTTCCATGGGGCTGTGGATTTTTGGACAAGCCATCGCCCTTGCCTGAAAGATTCTTCTTAGGGGGTGATTTCTCTCCAATTTGCACTTTGGGAGGCCCAACAACTGTGTGGGGATTTAAGACAAGGGGATTGGGACCTACAGAGCCGCGGAGGCTAATTAAAGATAAACCTAATGATGAGAATTCTGATTTTCCTGGAAGGGATTTTCTTGGAGGAGACCTTGCTGTTACTGCTTTTGCAGACCTTTCTTTTGATCTTCCAATTAAGTGGTTAAGAGACCGAGGAATCCATGGACACATTTTTGCCGGTGCTGGAAACCTTGCTAAACTGACAGAAAATGAGTTTCGGAATTTCTCTTTTCATAAGTTCCTAGAGTCATTCCGAAGCTCTGTAGGAGTTGGGATTGTTGTCCCCACAAAACTTTTCCGCCTAGAG GGCAACTTCTACTACATAGTCAAGCATCATGAGCATGACCGTGGCAAGACTGGCTTTCGGTTTAGCTTCTCTGCTCCATCGTAG
- the LOC122301524 gene encoding probable inactive serine/threonine-protein kinase bub1, which translates to MANNTTPDLFSSLISDIKTYSGKDPLLPWIRGIRKMKDSLPSQLLKEKLPRFLQKCAQTFESDRRYRNDLRYLRVWLQLMDFVDDPRALLRTMEVNHIGTKRSLFYQAYALYFEKIKKFEEADKMYHLGVQNFAEPVDELQKSYEQFLHRMERYKNKRTLRQEGKAAKRLGSASSIYPNGSKTEENNENICRVEDMFTRSRHDRALLVTLPDDQPHKNILEKSPLRLKPLMEPNYTRVSENSCDFRTDQDLSAKKEFVGTIAPGGISKHQVITERESEELKFVDTVIVGKSEAEDACHHGLVDPTINMKEAMLAINSMFREPIEAVPVGWRSRTSQPKEEGTCQSDQEPLKIYVDDEEGSEVGEKNEEKDNIEQRDVLNNTEGSISSASCENTFVFPSPKDFTSEGSDDQNVESSTRSKFREDTVVCRFVGSTILDEPEVENVCHHGLVDPTINLKEAMEDINNMFGKPMDFVRSKRSKRQDKAPEHERDFGGFSILVDDDLEDQEVQLQPNLPGTSRERDLFEPTVFTKEAMNDINKMFGMPLNF; encoded by the exons ATGGCCAACAACACCACCCCCGACCTTTTCTCCTCATTGATCTCAGACATCAAAACATACTCTGGCAAAGATCCTCTTCTCCCTTGGATCCG AGGGATCCGAAAGATGAAAGACTCGCTGCCTTCTCAACTTCTCAAGGAGAAGCTCCCCAGGTTTTTGCAGAAGTGCGCGCAGACCTTCGAGTCCGATCGGCGTTACAGAAATGACTTGCGGTACCTCCGCGTCTGGTTACAGTTG ATGGATTTTGTGGACGATCCGAGAGCGCTTCTGAGGACCATGGAGGTGAACCACATTGGGACAAAGCGGTCCTTGTTCTACCAGGCATATGCTCTATACTTCGAGAAGATCAAGAAATTTGAGGAGGCGGACAAAATGTACCATTTGGGCGTGCAGAA CTTTGCAGAGCCTGTTGATGAATTGCAGAAATCATATGAGCAGTTCCTTCACCGCATGGAGAGATACAAGAACAAGAGGACCCTG CGCCAAGAAGGAAAAGCTGCCAAGAGACTGGGATCTGCCAGTAGCATTTACCCAAATGGAAGTAAAACTGAAGAAAACAATGAGAATATATGCAGAGTTGAGGATATGTTTACAAGAAGCCGGCATGACAGAGCTTTACTTGTAACACTCCCTGATGATCAACCTCATAAGAATATTTTAGAGAAAAGTCCTCTGAGGCTGAAGCCATTAATGGAACCTAATtatactagggtttcagaaaaTTCTTGCGACTTTAGAACAGATCAAGATCTGTCTGCGAAGAAGGAATTTGTTGGAACGATTGCACCTGGAGGTATCTCTAAGCATCAAGTAATTACTGAAAGAGAGTCAGAGGAACTGAAGTTTGTAGACACTGTCATTGTTGGAAAGTCTGAAGCTGAAGATGCTTGCCATCATGGGCTGGTAGATCCTACAATAAACATGAAGGAGGCCATGCTTGCCATTAATAGCATGTTTCGAGAACCTATAGAGGCAGTTCCAGTTGGTTGGAGATCACGCACAAGCCAACCAAAGGAAGAAGGTACTTGCCAGTCTGATCAGGAGCCGCTAaaaatatatgttgatgatgaagAAGGTAGTGAAGTTGGAGAGAAAAATGAGGAAAAGGATAACATTGAGCAGCGTGATGTTCTAAATAATACAGAAGGGTCCATCTCTTCTGcttcgtgtgaaaatacttttGTGTTTCCTAGTCCAAAGGATTTTACATCTGAAGGTTCCGATGATCAGAATGTAGAGAGCTCAACTCGGTCAAAGTTTAGAGAGGACACAGTTGTTTGTAGGTTTGTTGGGTCAACTATTTTAGATGAGCCAGAAGTTGAAAATGTTTGCCACCATGGGCTAGTAGACCCCACAATCAACTTGAAGGAAGCTATGGAGGACATAAATAACATGTTTGGGAAACCTATGGATTTTGTACGGAGCAAGAGATCGAAAAGGCAGGACAAAGCCCCAGAGCATGAAAGAGATTTTGGTGGGTTTTCAATACTTGTCGATGATGACCTAGAAGACCAGGAAGTTCAGCTGCAGCCAAACTTGCCCGGAACATCAAGAGAGCGTGATCTGTTTGAGCCAACTGTGTTTACAAAGGAGGCCATGAATGATATAAATAAGATGTTTGGAATGCCGTTGAACTTTTAA
- the LOC122301525 gene encoding non-classical arabinogalactan protein 30, whose amino-acid sequence MASNQFLILVSSLSFLQLAFPTLMAAEPAKKTNVVVEGVVYCQSCEQAGTWSLSGAKPIPAAKVSVICKNHKDQVSYYKVIETDGNGYFYAQLEGFTMSQYLLEHPLQACHVKPVSSPLQNCNLLTNINYGLYGSPLRYETKKLFGSNYEAVIYAAGPLAFRPDHCPLLTHF is encoded by the coding sequence ATGGCAAGCAATCAGTTCTTGATCCTCGTCTCATCACTCTCGTTCCTCCAGTTGGCCTTCCCTACCCTCATGGCTGCTGAACCAGCGAAGAAAACCAATGTGGTGGTCGAAGGCGTGGTGTACTGCCAGAGCTGCGAGCAGGCTGGAACATGGTCTCTGTCTGGGGCCAAGCCAATCCCTGCTGCCAAAGTCAGCGTCATTTGCAAGAACCACAAGGATCAAGTCAGCTACTACAAGGTGATCGAAACAGATGGGAACGGTTACTTCTACGCACAACTCGAAGGCTTCACAATGAGCCAATATCTATTGGAGCATCCCCTCCAAGCTTGCCATGTTAAGCCTGTCTCCTCTCCTCTTCAAAACTGCAACCTCCTTACCAATATTAACTACGGACTGTATGGCTCCCCACTTCGTTACGAGACCAAGAAATTGTTTGGAAGCAACTACGAGGCTGTCATCTACGCTGCAGGCCCCTTGGCATTCCGTCCAGATCATTGTCCTCTCCTCACTCACTTCTAA